The DNA sequence AACAGTCAACTTGAAAAATATTTCGCAATCCTCTCGGCTATTGCCGGACCAACCATTTCGCTCTATTAGGCAGTCACTGACTCACCCTCGCTGCCGGCATCTACACACATCCACACAATTCACAGAAAATACATGTATTTGGTGCCTTGTAGTTGGAAATAGACGTGCTACGTCACCCAAAACTGTGGTTAACGTACAATTAGTTGGACTATTATACCCAAGGTACCCGGGGTGTTGTTTTTACAAGATCAATACACACTATTGGGTACTTAAACGGTAGAATCACGGCTTGAGATAGCCTCATTGGCCAAAATCACTGTAACACGCCTTTCAAGAACTGTGCTAACGGCAGAATTCCGTCTTTCTTATGATTCAAATTATGTCCGTCTTCAAAATTGACAACGAACGATACAAGAAACgagataaaaaaaagaaaagctgAACCCAAAGAACGAACCAGAGAACGAaagatgaagagtaaaaaaGCATAACAGAAAGCGATCCAGAATTGTCCACAATCAACAACTGCCCAAAGAAATGATAACCAAGATTATCAAGTGTTGGGAGAGACCGATGCACAGAAAACAAGGGGTATAGTGATTAACGGACGCTTAATGGtccaggaaagaaaagatacGGGACAAGGGAGGGTggcaaaaaaggaaaggacgCGATTTGTTGTGCTTTTCTTCGTGCGCTGGGTGCATGCGCACTGCAAGGGCGGAGATACATGTGATCGGGAAAAGGCACCCCTTATAATTCGTGGCTTTGACCAGATACAGCGTGGTAGTGGACGTAGAGTTCAAAAGAAGTCTTATTGTTGTTTTCGTGAATGGATGGATGCGACCAGCGGTTGGTTGGTGGTTGTTCATATCGTGACATGGTTGTACAGAGGGTAAAACTAGTACAGAGACAGCAACTTTAGAACGCGTCCATGTGCATGCATGAGAATAAGTTCAACTCACCTACAGAGAAAGACATTCTATAAATTAACGGCAATTATGTAATGGGTGCAGGTTGGAACGACATGATCTCTTCATAGAGAAGCTCTTTTAATTGCTCTCTGCTAATATCATCTTTGTGTACTATGAAATCACGCATCAACGTCATAGATAAAGTCGGGAGTAGCGATAATAACTCACAGTCGAATTCGAAGAACTCCGGGTCGAGGGGAGGTGCGACAGGCTCGTCGTCTGGGTCGTGCTATCGGAAGATGGTAGGCTTAGAGACGATAGCTATACCTACCAGAGGTAAAAACTTACGTATGCTTCTAGGTATGGGTGGGCAAGGGCATCTTCAACTGTGATGCGTTTCTTTGGGTCGAATGTCTGTGGAATAGTCAGCAGGAGGCCTCGTGATCGTTAACAATTAGTGCGCACCAAAGTTTTGGTCAAGAAGTCGACGGCAAGGGGATTGGCGTTGGGGAAAAGTGTGGCAAATGGTCGACGTTTACGGAAGGGCAGGGCGCGGATGTAGTCCCGAGACCTCCGAGTGGTGATAGCGTAAAATTCGTCGAGCGTGGGGGTACCCAGCACATCCAAAATGAGGGTCagctggtggtggtagtcCCTTCCCGGGAACAAAGGTTTCCCTGATAGCATCTCCGCCAAAATACATCCAACAGACCATACATCAATGGCCTAGTTAAGTACGAAAAGACATCAGAACAGATGAGTCTGATTAGAATACCGCCTGTACGCACTTTCGTGTACTGTTTGAACGTCAACATGATTTCGGGTGCTCTGTACCACCGCGTCGCCACATATTCTGTCATAAACCCGGTTTCTGTGCCAGAAGGTTCCGCGGTCTTAACAGACCGCGCGAGACCAAAATCGCAGACTTTGAGATCACAGTTGGCGTTGAGGAGGAGATTGGAGGGTTTGAGGTCACGATGAATAACATCGGCCGAGTGCAGAGCTTTCAGTGCGCGCAGAGTCTGGTAGATGAAATACTGAGCGTGATCATCAGATAAATCCTGTGTTCGAATGACACGGTGCATGTCGGTCTCCATCAACTCTTGAATCACTAGACATTCGAAATGCATTGATAAGCTCAGAAATAAATAGGCAAAATATGGAACTAGGGCGTACAATAGACCTCCTTGAAAGCCTCTATTGATGGAGGCTTGATGATGTCCAAAATCGAGATAATCTTGGGAACATGAGCATGGCCGCTGGGAAGAAACGGAGAGATCGTGGACACACATTCTCGCTAACACCAGCTTCGCTCAAAAACTTGAGCAGCTTCAATTCGCGCAGCGTCCTGAGACAGAACATGGAGTGATCAAACGGCGCGATCTTCTTGATAGCAACCTTGCGTCCACTGGGCCTGTGCACAGCAGAGCAGACGATTCCGTAAGCGCCTTCACCGACGACATCCAAAACCTGGTATTGAGTCCCTAGAGGCGCATAGGAGTCAGCCACCGTTACGATAGGGGTACTGGGACCTGATCGCACCGACGTTGAACCGCACTTTTCGTGGAGCTGGAGCGGCAGCGGGTGGTGCGCCATTTTTTGCCTTTGCGGCGGGCTGGGCCTgagctgctggtgctggtgcagGATCTGGCATGGTGGTAtaaggaaaggaaaggttTTGAGATGGCCTGAGGGTGAAAACGGATGAAAGGATGGACCaagagaagaagacaacAAAGGCGTTATATAAGAAGATGGAACAATAACAAGTGATCTACAAAACTCTGTGACTTTGTCTTGTAAGGATTTCAAGTGCCGTAAAATGCACAAGCCTCATCAGCACTGGTCTTCCTTGGAAGACTTCAGATTGATTCCCACATCCGTCGCCTTTCCCAGTTCGGTCTTGTTGTCTAGAGGACACTTGCCGTCACTATAGTAACAGTATACAGCAGCTTCGTTGGTAGGCAACCACTGCACTCCTATGTATTAATTTTCTCCCTCCTAGGTGTATATGTCTGCtaaacttgaacttgaatcaATCTGTTAGGACCGACATCATGATATGATCAGATTCATGTAACTCCAGTCTTCATACCGGCAAGCCTCGCCTTTTTCGGTCTCCCAACTGCTAAACTTGAAACTTGTGTAGCTTCCGTTTGCAAGCCGACGCGACGCTGACTGTCCATGCGGGATCGACAGGTGGCTGAATCCTGTATTGTACGTTGTGGGCTGCATCACTCGTTTTCCCGAATTTCCACTGACCAATGGTAAGGTGCCTAAATATTCTAAAAAAGTCGCCGCCATCAAAAATACATCTCTATCATCTTTCCAGCTGCATGACTTGCGAAACTGCCTCAGGTTTGGAACGGTGACATTGGCTGACGGGTCCTGGGTCTGATATTGACACACCCTTTGCGGGGAGAAAGGAATAAAGAATCCACGGCGTGTCTTCTTGTCCCTGATATGCACTCTCTGGCCTGGCGGGTCATCGATTCGCGACGACAACTCCCGAGAAACAAGGCCCGAACTTGTGGGTTTTCTGGAACCTCGTGCGTATTCTGCCGATCTTACCAATGATCACAATTTGAGTACGCGTTCTGAGTCCAACTACCAGGTGCCAAAAGGAAATGCAGAGCAATTTGCGCTATCATTCGGTATGTCTACCGATATTGCTTCACGCTGCTGAACGCATAAAGCCCCGTAGGTCGAACCTTATCTGTGCACAGTCTGACCTCGACTCAACAGCGTTCGCATTGACGTGTAACTTGGTATGGCACCGGTGTACTTCCTCTCATGCAGCATCTCTTCAATTGGTGTTTCATGCGTTAGATGATCTCTAGTCTGTCAGAATCTAAGGGAATTGATCGCAGAAGCTATGCTCGAGTGCGAAAGATAAGAGGAATCACCACTTCTTGATGCCAGATGTTGACGAATGACAGTAGACGGCACACCACCTGCCCGACAGGTAGTTATCAATTACCGAGAAAGGTTATCCCGTTACAATTACTCGGGATAATTTTATCTCAGTAAACTCAAACCTACATGTGTATCAGCTCTCTTGCGACATATCTGTCATTGTCAGCGGGGCCACTTTCCCATCTGTGCATTCTCCGCATTCATGATATCATCATTAGTATCAGGCAAGTACTATTTGAGTGGCAATTGGACCATACCTCTTTTACTACTCTGGTATCCATTTGAAGAAAAACTTCTAACTTTTCTTTAGCGGTACCTTTAACATTAGGTATACCGGTACTGAACCTTAGGTGGAGATAGATCAGGAACCTTCAACCTCAGAATAGGCGCTGCTGCACAATGTCCCCAAATTCCGACACAGACTCGGAGACATCTGCGCCCGCCCACTGTTATGTTCTGGTAAACAACTGTTCCCGGAATTCCTTCCTTACGATTTCGTTCGTAGGTCCACCAATCTGGCAGATGTTCAACTCATTCAGAATCTCTCGGATCACTACAGTCCGACAAGAGCTCGGAGCGCTCAATGAAAACTATTTTTCTCTTGAACCTGATCAAGGCAGTGCACGTTACTTCCACACTCCAATTTCTTTCGCGAATCATGAGGTAAATTTTTAACACACCTTACTGATACTTACTGTCGGGTAGACAGGGAATGACTGTCAACCTGAAGGCTCCTCCCTACCTTCAGTCAGTAcagtgcgtttcaaagtACAAGTTTTACTGGCCATTCGCTGAGGATGTTGCATGTTTAATATCGCGTCTTTAAGCGACAGAATCTGCTGCTTTCCTCCTTGATTCTTCATGCTGTTTTGAACACCTGCATACGGGAATCAATTGACTATCTAAGGGTCACCAACCACTTAGCCATTAACACCAGTGGTCGAACATCGAGTCGGTAGGCACGGTGAGGATTCTCGGCTCATAGAAGCCACCTTCTTCAAAGGCATGTCTATCATATCAAATGTTTTATGTTGTAATTAACATTAAAAAGGATCTTCCCTGTCTAAATATCCTCCGTTGGATCCCAAAAATATCGGTCACCTGTTTTAATTTCTATTGGCACTGCTCAGAAGCTTGTCGTATCACTCGAAATTTACCTAATGAGCCTCTGCAGGCTACCGCATTACCCTTTTTTCCTTACGAAATTGTCTGGTGGATTTCAAGCTAGTAGCTCCTCGTGCAATATAGCCGGCAAGCATTGCTACTCACAGAACAATCTCCAGTAAACCCACATTAAACATAACTCATGCCATCCACTCCATAAAAGACATTCACCTTTTGTCAGTTTGAAATACTCCGA is a window from the Psilocybe cubensis strain MGC-MH-2018 chromosome 8, whole genome shotgun sequence genome containing:
- a CDS encoding Mitogen-activated protein kinase; its protein translation is MPDPAPAPAAQAQPAAKAKNGAPPAAAPAPRKVRFNVGTQYQVLDVVGEGAYGIVCSAVHRPSGRKVAIKKIAPFDHSMFCLRTLRELKLLKFLSEAGVSENIISILDIIKPPSIEAFKEVYLIQELMETDMHRVIRTQDLSDDHAQYFIYQTLRALKALHSADVIHRDLKPSNLLLNANCDLKVCDFGLARSVKTAEPSGTETGFMTEYVATRWYRAPEIMLTFKQYTKAIDVWSVGCILAEMLSGKPLFPGRDYHHQLTLILDVLGTPTLDEFYAITTRRSRDYIRALPFRKRRPFATLFPNANPLAVDFLTKTLTFDPKKRITVEDALAHPYLEAYHDPDDEPVAPPLDPEFFEFDLHKDDISREQLKELLYEEIMSFQPAPIT